Proteins encoded in a region of the Pelagicoccus sp. SDUM812003 genome:
- the pspA gene encoding phage shock protein PspA codes for MGIFTRFKDIVSSNINAMLDKAEDPEKLIKLMIQEMEDTLVELKASCASTMATKSKIIRALDSVQYRVTDWENKARLAVSKGREDLAREALAEKRVFTEEADRLQKEIDQLDHIVEKYQSDIGQLEDKLANARKKHQMLIQRHTQAEKRYKAQSVLRKNDNSDAFARFDAFENRIERMEADADLVNAKSKPSLEDEFAKLEGDETLEKELAALKAEIENKSNEK; via the coding sequence ATGGGAATATTCACACGCTTCAAAGACATCGTCTCCTCCAACATCAACGCCATGCTCGACAAGGCGGAAGATCCGGAGAAGCTGATCAAGCTCATGATCCAGGAAATGGAGGATACGCTCGTGGAGCTCAAAGCCTCCTGCGCCTCGACCATGGCCACCAAGTCCAAAATCATCCGCGCCCTGGATAGCGTCCAGTACCGCGTCACCGATTGGGAGAACAAGGCTCGTCTGGCAGTCTCCAAAGGACGCGAGGACCTAGCTCGCGAAGCGCTCGCCGAGAAGCGCGTCTTCACCGAGGAGGCGGATCGCCTGCAGAAGGAGATCGATCAGCTCGACCACATCGTGGAAAAGTACCAGAGCGATATCGGCCAGCTCGAGGACAAGCTCGCAAACGCTCGCAAGAAGCACCAGATGCTCATCCAGCGCCACACCCAAGCGGAAAAGCGCTACAAGGCCCAGAGCGTGCTGCGCAAGAACGACAACTCGGACGCCTTCGCTCGCTTCGATGCCTTCGAAAACCGCATCGAGCGCATGGAGGCCGACGCTGACCTGGTCAACGCCAAGTCCAAGCCAAGCCTGGAGGACGAGTTCGCGAAACTCGAAGGCGACGAGACCCTGGAAAAGGAACTTGCGGCCCTGAAGGCGGAAATCGAGAATAAGTCCAACGAAAAATAG
- a CDS encoding envelope stress response membrane protein PspB translates to MMNPFHFLLEMMPFVIPIAIVGIIFGSITSIVKAKTEAKAKGGAGLSDEEARIMQDLHQSLQKMEKRVEALETIIINKK, encoded by the coding sequence ATGATGAACCCCTTTCACTTCCTTCTCGAAATGATGCCCTTCGTTATACCGATCGCGATCGTCGGAATCATCTTCGGGTCCATCACGAGCATCGTCAAAGCGAAGACCGAGGCCAAAGCGAAGGGGGGAGCCGGACTGAGCGACGAAGAGGCCCGCATCATGCAAGACCTTCACCAGTCCTTGCAAAAGATGGAGAAACGGGTCGAAGCGCTCGAAACCATCATCATCAACAAAAAGTAG
- a CDS encoding PspC domain-containing protein, which produces MSKPLYRSKNRIVFGICQGLADHFDLSVVWIRLGLVAISLFTGFFPFPVLYAIAALIIKPEPEGLRREERSFCYEEDYFETSDSPRMLSLRRLKNRFDSIESRIRRMENYVTNKSYDWERRFNAGK; this is translated from the coding sequence ATGAGTAAACCGCTTTATCGGTCAAAAAACCGCATCGTCTTCGGCATCTGCCAAGGACTCGCCGACCACTTCGACTTATCCGTCGTTTGGATACGACTCGGCCTCGTCGCGATCTCACTCTTCACCGGATTCTTCCCCTTCCCCGTTCTCTACGCCATCGCAGCTCTCATCATCAAGCCCGAGCCCGAAGGCTTGCGACGGGAAGAGCGTAGCTTCTGCTACGAAGAGGACTATTTCGAAACCAGCGACTCGCCTCGCATGCTTAGTTTGCGTCGCCTGAAAAACCGCTTCGACTCCATCGAATCGCGCATCCGTCGCATGGAGAATTACGTGACCAACAAGTCCTACGACTGGGAGCGCCGCTTCAACGCCGGCAAGTAA
- a CDS encoding TolC family protein, giving the protein MLPKRLIVTLASLAIAASASSAEETDTIGLESLIQLALQRDFQIRIVEIDRDIARQTARANAGYWDPAVSARHSDGALGGGGGAASSFNSQEGHVTSASISQNLPTGGNVVLDAATGKFENEFGDAYATNAGIALNQPLLKNFGGAESLRRLRIAKRDYEQTEQSFKLQAIATVTNAITLYNQVALRKDSLRVAEQSRELGRKLVEDTRKRAELGTVEARGVEVAETRLSQREANVVQQERLYYEALNELKRFVSNESIALVEWQVTVGEIPEPTPWSGDLKEDFGYALLNRPDYLQSLIEIQKAEIQVKAGHSQALPQLDLTARYFRTSFNDSFTSSYKGLADAEDDLFVGVIFSRPLLNITGRAQRASASLFNDRAHLVEQQLKQSIAIQLDNAARRIRTEAQSRQLAREGREFAERSLEAEERKLNLGQSTAYFVLEAQEDLTAAQVRELEAIANYNIAVARYYQVKGSTLDQVGIQL; this is encoded by the coding sequence ATGCTTCCCAAACGCCTCATCGTCACTCTCGCGTCCCTCGCGATCGCCGCAAGCGCTTCAAGCGCCGAAGAGACCGATACCATCGGCCTAGAGAGCCTCATCCAGCTCGCTCTCCAGCGCGACTTCCAAATCCGTATCGTGGAGATCGATCGAGACATCGCTCGTCAGACCGCGAGAGCGAACGCGGGCTACTGGGACCCCGCCGTGAGCGCCAGACACTCCGACGGTGCCTTGGGAGGCGGAGGAGGAGCCGCCTCGTCCTTCAATAGCCAGGAGGGACACGTCACCAGCGCCTCCATTTCGCAGAATCTTCCAACAGGGGGAAACGTGGTGCTCGACGCGGCGACCGGGAAATTTGAAAACGAGTTCGGCGACGCCTACGCCACCAACGCGGGCATCGCTCTCAACCAGCCCTTGCTGAAAAACTTCGGGGGAGCGGAAAGCCTGCGCCGCCTGCGCATCGCCAAGCGCGACTACGAGCAAACCGAGCAATCCTTCAAGCTTCAGGCGATCGCCACCGTCACCAACGCCATCACGCTCTACAACCAGGTCGCCCTGCGCAAGGACTCCCTGCGCGTCGCCGAACAGAGCCGCGAACTGGGACGAAAGCTCGTCGAGGACACCCGCAAGCGGGCGGAACTGGGCACGGTGGAAGCCCGCGGGGTAGAGGTCGCGGAGACTCGACTCTCCCAACGCGAAGCGAATGTCGTCCAGCAGGAGCGCCTCTACTACGAAGCCCTCAACGAACTGAAGCGTTTCGTATCCAACGAGTCGATCGCCCTGGTGGAATGGCAGGTCACGGTTGGCGAGATCCCCGAGCCCACGCCTTGGAGCGGCGACTTGAAAGAGGATTTTGGATACGCTCTGCTCAATCGCCCGGACTACCTGCAGTCCCTCATCGAAATCCAGAAGGCCGAGATCCAGGTCAAAGCGGGCCACAGCCAAGCGCTCCCGCAGCTCGACCTCACGGCTCGCTATTTCCGCACCTCCTTCAACGATTCCTTCACCAGCAGCTACAAGGGTCTGGCTGACGCGGAGGACGATCTCTTCGTGGGCGTCATCTTCAGTCGCCCCTTGCTGAACATCACCGGTCGCGCCCAACGGGCCAGCGCCAGCTTGTTCAACGACCGGGCCCACCTGGTCGAACAGCAGCTCAAGCAGTCCATCGCGATCCAACTGGACAACGCGGCTCGCCGCATCCGCACGGAGGCCCAGAGCCGCCAGCTGGCGCGCGAAGGCCGCGAATTCGCCGAAAGGTCCTTGGAGGCGGAGGAACGCAAACTCAACCTCGGCCAAAGCACCGCCTATTTCGTGCTCGAAGCTCAGGAAGACCTCACCGCCGCTCAGGTCCGCGAGCTGGAGGCGATCGCCAACTACAACATCGCCGTGGCCCGCTACTATCAGGTCAAAGGCAGCACGCTCGATCAGGTGGGCATCCAGCTCTGA
- the pspF gene encoding phage shock protein operon transcriptional activator codes for MNQEDEGSFEMGPLPDALGISEAFFDFQQRLSQVAKIDRPVLIIGERGTGKELAASRLHYLSSRWQGPLVALNCAALAETVLESELFGHEAGAFTGAVKRRMGRFEAAEGGTLFLDEIGLVSMTVQEKILRAVEYGIFQRVGGSNSVKVDVRIVGATNADLPEMANRGKFKSDLLDRLSFDVLYLPPLRARSEDIEHLAMHFAASMAQELGLGDVPQFSSGALKSLNAYRWPGNIRELKNVVERTVYRSGGKRIDTIEFDPFVNPYLQGGEKRSASEGTEASDDDQRPLPEKVKELEIRSLRSALRACGFKQTKAAERLGISYHQFRALYRRLKDELDV; via the coding sequence ATGAACCAGGAAGATGAGGGTAGTTTTGAGATGGGGCCGTTGCCCGATGCCCTCGGCATTTCGGAGGCGTTTTTCGACTTTCAGCAGCGGCTCTCGCAGGTGGCGAAGATCGATCGTCCGGTACTGATCATAGGGGAGAGGGGAACGGGCAAGGAGTTGGCGGCTTCGCGACTGCACTATCTTTCTTCGCGGTGGCAGGGGCCGCTGGTGGCTTTGAACTGCGCGGCGTTGGCGGAGACGGTTTTGGAGTCGGAGCTGTTCGGGCATGAAGCGGGGGCGTTCACGGGCGCGGTGAAGCGGCGCATGGGGCGCTTCGAGGCGGCGGAGGGAGGCACCTTGTTTCTCGACGAGATCGGGTTGGTCTCCATGACGGTGCAGGAGAAGATCCTGCGAGCGGTGGAGTATGGCATTTTTCAGCGAGTGGGCGGTTCGAATTCGGTCAAGGTCGACGTGCGCATCGTGGGCGCTACCAACGCGGATTTGCCGGAGATGGCGAACCGGGGGAAGTTCAAGAGCGACCTGCTGGATCGCCTTTCCTTCGACGTGCTTTATTTGCCGCCCTTGCGGGCCCGCAGCGAGGATATCGAGCATTTGGCCATGCACTTCGCGGCCTCGATGGCGCAGGAGCTTGGGCTGGGCGATGTGCCGCAGTTTTCCAGCGGAGCGTTGAAGAGCCTGAACGCCTACCGCTGGCCGGGAAACATCCGGGAGCTCAAGAACGTAGTGGAGCGAACCGTCTACCGATCCGGAGGCAAGCGAATCGATACGATCGAATTCGACCCGTTTGTGAACCCCTATCTGCAAGGGGGGGAGAAGCGGAGCGCCTCGGAAGGGACCGAAGCCAGTGACGACGACCAGCGACCCCTACCGGAAAAGGTCAAGGAGCTGGAGATTCGTTCGCTTCGTTCGGCGTTGCGAGCGTGCGGCTTCAAGCAGACGAAGGCTGCCGAGCGGCTTGGGATCAGCTACCATCAGTTTCGGGCCTTGTATCGACGGCTCAAAGACGAGCTGGACGTTTGA
- the ahcY gene encoding adenosylhomocysteinase, producing the protein MPETTEILPYKVAAKTPEEFEAQAQFGRKEITIAEAEMPGLMGVRKKYADDKPLAGVRIMGSLHMTIQTAVLIETLVDLGADVRWVSCNIFSTQDHAAAAIAKAGVPVFAWKGETLEEYWWCTDQALKFPGGLGPQLIVDDGGDATLLIHKGYELENGSDWVNTPSESEEEGVIKALLKSSHEENPTRWHDLVKEWKGVSEETTTGVHRLYHMEKAGKLLVPAINVNDSVTKSKFDNLYGCRESLIDGIKRATDVMTGGKVAVVCGYGDVGKGCAQALVGMGARVIVTEIDPICALQAAMEGFEVTTIEDTLGRADIYVTTTGNKDIITIDHMKAMKDQAIVCNIGHFDNEIQVSKLVNFPGIKHENIKPQVDKYTFPAGNEIFLLAEGRLVNLGCATGHPSFVMSNSFANQTLAQLDLWRNKDVYKVGVYRLPQHLDEEVARLHLEKIGVKLTKLTDSQADYIGVDVAGPYKPSHYRY; encoded by the coding sequence ATGCCAGAAACTACAGAAATTCTCCCTTACAAAGTAGCGGCCAAGACTCCCGAGGAGTTCGAGGCGCAGGCCCAATTCGGTCGCAAGGAAATCACTATCGCGGAAGCTGAAATGCCAGGCCTGATGGGCGTGCGCAAGAAGTATGCGGACGACAAGCCACTGGCTGGCGTTCGCATCATGGGCTCCCTGCACATGACCATCCAGACCGCGGTCCTGATCGAGACTTTGGTCGACCTCGGCGCCGACGTTCGCTGGGTCTCCTGCAACATCTTCTCCACGCAGGACCATGCCGCTGCGGCCATCGCCAAGGCAGGCGTGCCGGTATTCGCCTGGAAGGGCGAGACGCTGGAAGAGTACTGGTGGTGCACCGATCAGGCTCTCAAGTTCCCTGGTGGCCTAGGCCCGCAGCTCATCGTGGACGACGGTGGCGACGCCACGCTTCTCATCCACAAGGGCTACGAGCTGGAAAACGGTAGTGACTGGGTCAATACGCCGTCCGAATCGGAAGAGGAAGGGGTCATCAAAGCGCTTCTCAAAAGCTCTCACGAAGAGAACCCAACGCGCTGGCACGATCTGGTGAAGGAGTGGAAGGGCGTTTCGGAGGAAACGACAACTGGCGTGCATCGCCTCTACCACATGGAGAAGGCTGGAAAGCTGCTCGTTCCCGCCATCAACGTGAACGACTCCGTGACCAAGTCCAAGTTCGACAATCTCTACGGCTGCCGCGAATCCCTCATCGACGGCATCAAGCGCGCCACCGACGTCATGACTGGCGGCAAGGTGGCAGTGGTTTGTGGATACGGCGATGTTGGCAAGGGCTGCGCCCAAGCGCTCGTCGGCATGGGCGCTCGCGTGATCGTGACCGAGATCGACCCGATCTGCGCTCTGCAGGCCGCCATGGAAGGTTTCGAAGTCACGACCATCGAGGACACCCTCGGTCGCGCTGACATCTACGTGACCACCACTGGCAACAAGGACATCATCACCATCGATCACATGAAGGCGATGAAGGACCAGGCTATCGTTTGCAATATCGGTCACTTCGACAACGAGATCCAGGTTTCCAAGCTGGTGAACTTCCCGGGCATCAAGCACGAGAACATCAAGCCTCAGGTCGACAAGTACACCTTCCCAGCTGGCAACGAGATCTTCCTGCTCGCCGAGGGACGTCTGGTCAACCTCGGCTGCGCCACCGGCCACCCGTCGTTCGTCATGTCGAACTCCTTCGCCAACCAGACGCTCGCTCAGCTCGATCTCTGGAGGAACAAGGACGTGTACAAGGTCGGCGTCTACCGCTTGCCGCAACACCTCGACGAAGAAGTCGCTCGCTTGCACCTCGAGAAGATCGGCGTGAAGCTGACCAAGCTCACCGACTCGCAGGCGGACTACATCGGAGTAGATGTGGCCGGACCGTATAAGCCGAGCCACTACCGCTACTAG
- a CDS encoding DEAD/DEAH box helicase, with protein MPADASESILERFHPVLAGWFQKRFGRPTEIQEKAWRLIADGEHCLISAATGSGKTLAAFLWSINQLLCGEWELGGTRVLYISPLKALNNDIRRNVLSPLAELKAVFRDEKLDWPEIRVMTRSGDTEQADRRKMLRKPPEILITTPESLNLLLTSNDGRRALLGVRSVILDEIHSVVGSKRGVYLMTAVERLAHLNGEFQRVALSATVKPMETVAAVVGGFFEGRPRPLRLAESSVEKRYQIAVRFPENFDEEANDEDTWAPIVAELKTLVRENRSTLIFVNSRMLCEKIAHRLNLEEATPLAYSHHGSLSKEIRSAVEQRLKQGELKAIVATNSLEMGIDVGALDCVVMVQSPNRISSAIQKVGRAGHQVGAVSRAVVFPSHSRDFLESAVLSEAIRERDIEAVQPVERPLDVLAQVIVSTLGAGPWDIDELFALVRSCYCYRELTREQFDLVLNMLAGRYAESRLRELKPRISISRSENTVTLRKGALMAFYFSGGVIPDRGYFHLRLTGNGARLGELDEEFVWERSIGDVFTLGVQSWKIERITYNDVFVVPAEAGEMAPPFWRAERYNRDFHFAERIGSFLEWANDRLDEKAFPQELESRFELNAAAAESLARFLRSQKVVTRSSLPHRHHLLAELIDAAPSGAPGKQLVLHTHWGGRVNRPFALALDAAWNETMGHRTEIYVNDDCVVLMLSEGVTIEEVLPLVTAGNVESWLRKRLEGSGFFGARFREAAGNALLVTRNRAGQRLPLWLSRLRAKKLFESVQRFGDFPLLLEAWRTCLKDEFDMDALKLVLAELEDGEIEISQAHLSVASPFASSVAWRQINDEYMYATDDPNSDGRSSLKEDLVRSIAFDESARPKVSKDLIREFEAKRQRTAAGYEPGDVLEMLEWLRDRVALLESDWEGLLRASQLEGHDQFVSKTVRLKVGSETWIAHEDEREKAEALFGDLPDADVFIEWLSYFGPISLESAQGSLACSGERLMAMLDALADERRLVVGELVEGERGLYVCEAENYETLLRMNRARNRPRFSALPLEDLPLFLAQWQGLVTPEEGVRSVRDALDRLWGMSFGIEDWEKSILPVRVKNYHPALLDSVLLEDEMRWRGFGEGKVCFALEDDWDLFVESGEGSELDEAEGQVLARLASGQRLSFAKLQETLEMPSRELESSLWGLVWKGRVSNDAFATARRGVGGGFALCERSAQPERRTRRQRLGRRSSAIRTVTYPGAWYVLPDVEDEGDPVERLELQRERARLLLDRYGVVFKEILQREANGFRWRDVFKALRLLELSGEAIGGRFFEGVPGLQFASKAAFRALLKDLPRSALYWLSAADPASVCGLGLLGGGASTMPARRAGTVLAYRGSTLALESSRGGKSLRIHLPLDDPDLTSVFAMLESMWGLGRAGVSRVLVEEINGEDARLSPYLEGLGSVLKLHSDHKRVVVEGGFS; from the coding sequence ATGCCTGCCGACGCTTCCGAATCAATTCTCGAACGTTTTCATCCAGTTCTTGCTGGTTGGTTTCAGAAGCGTTTTGGGCGGCCGACCGAAATTCAGGAGAAGGCTTGGCGGCTCATCGCGGACGGCGAGCACTGCCTGATTTCCGCCGCCACTGGTAGCGGCAAGACCTTGGCGGCGTTTTTGTGGAGCATAAATCAGCTGCTATGCGGGGAGTGGGAACTCGGAGGTACGCGAGTGCTTTACATTTCACCGCTCAAAGCGTTGAACAACGACATCCGCCGCAATGTGCTCTCTCCGCTGGCGGAGCTGAAGGCGGTTTTCCGCGACGAAAAGCTGGATTGGCCGGAAATTCGAGTGATGACTCGAAGTGGCGACACCGAGCAAGCGGACCGTCGAAAGATGCTGCGCAAGCCTCCGGAGATCCTGATCACCACTCCGGAAAGCCTAAATCTGCTCCTGACTTCGAACGACGGTCGCCGGGCTTTGTTGGGCGTCCGATCGGTGATTCTGGATGAGATACATTCCGTAGTCGGATCCAAGCGTGGCGTTTACCTCATGACAGCGGTGGAACGCCTCGCTCATCTAAACGGCGAATTTCAACGAGTCGCTCTCTCCGCCACGGTTAAGCCGATGGAGACTGTGGCTGCTGTGGTGGGAGGGTTCTTCGAGGGAAGGCCCCGCCCTTTGAGGCTGGCGGAATCTTCTGTGGAGAAACGCTATCAGATCGCAGTCCGTTTCCCGGAAAATTTCGATGAAGAGGCGAACGATGAGGACACCTGGGCGCCGATCGTGGCCGAGCTCAAGACGCTGGTTCGGGAAAACCGCTCCACCTTGATCTTCGTCAACAGCCGCATGCTTTGCGAGAAGATCGCACATCGTCTGAACTTGGAGGAAGCGACGCCGCTGGCGTATTCACATCATGGATCGTTGTCGAAGGAGATTCGATCCGCTGTGGAGCAACGTCTGAAGCAGGGCGAGCTCAAAGCCATCGTAGCGACCAATTCGCTGGAAATGGGGATCGACGTCGGAGCTCTGGATTGCGTGGTCATGGTGCAGAGCCCCAATCGGATTTCGTCCGCTATCCAGAAGGTCGGCCGAGCCGGGCATCAGGTGGGCGCGGTGAGTCGAGCGGTGGTCTTTCCTTCGCATTCGCGTGACTTTCTGGAATCCGCCGTATTGTCCGAGGCGATACGCGAGCGCGATATCGAAGCGGTGCAGCCGGTGGAACGACCGCTTGACGTGCTCGCTCAGGTGATCGTTTCGACGCTTGGGGCGGGTCCTTGGGATATTGACGAGCTCTTTGCGCTTGTTCGCAGCTGCTACTGCTACCGTGAACTGACCCGAGAGCAGTTCGACCTGGTTTTGAACATGCTCGCGGGCCGCTATGCGGAGAGCCGATTGCGCGAACTGAAACCGCGGATTTCGATAAGTCGTAGTGAAAACACGGTTACGCTTCGAAAGGGGGCCTTGATGGCTTTCTACTTCTCAGGCGGAGTCATTCCGGACCGAGGCTATTTTCATCTGAGGTTGACTGGAAACGGAGCTCGGCTCGGCGAGCTCGATGAGGAGTTCGTGTGGGAGAGAAGCATCGGTGACGTGTTCACGCTCGGAGTACAGAGCTGGAAGATCGAGCGCATCACCTACAACGACGTGTTCGTGGTCCCGGCGGAGGCAGGCGAGATGGCGCCACCGTTTTGGAGGGCGGAGCGCTATAACCGCGACTTCCATTTCGCGGAACGAATCGGCAGCTTCCTTGAGTGGGCGAACGATCGACTGGACGAGAAGGCCTTTCCGCAGGAGCTGGAAAGCCGATTCGAGTTGAACGCCGCCGCGGCCGAATCGCTTGCGCGCTTTTTGCGTAGTCAAAAAGTGGTGACACGCAGTAGTCTGCCGCATCGTCATCATCTTTTGGCCGAGCTGATCGATGCCGCGCCTTCGGGGGCTCCTGGCAAGCAGCTCGTTTTGCATACGCATTGGGGCGGCCGCGTCAATCGGCCGTTCGCTTTGGCTTTGGACGCGGCGTGGAACGAGACGATGGGCCATCGAACCGAAATCTACGTCAACGACGACTGCGTGGTGCTGATGCTGTCCGAAGGCGTGACAATCGAGGAGGTCCTGCCTTTGGTGACCGCTGGAAATGTGGAAAGCTGGCTGCGCAAACGCCTAGAAGGATCCGGGTTTTTCGGGGCGCGTTTCCGCGAGGCGGCTGGCAATGCCTTGCTCGTCACACGAAATCGGGCGGGGCAACGTTTGCCGCTTTGGCTGAGCCGCTTGCGGGCCAAGAAGCTTTTCGAGTCCGTGCAGCGCTTTGGCGATTTTCCGCTCTTGCTGGAAGCGTGGCGAACCTGCTTGAAGGATGAATTCGACATGGACGCCCTCAAGCTCGTCCTGGCCGAGCTGGAGGATGGCGAGATCGAAATCTCGCAAGCTCATTTGTCGGTCGCCAGTCCGTTCGCCTCCAGCGTCGCTTGGAGGCAGATCAACGATGAATATATGTACGCGACGGACGACCCGAATTCGGACGGACGCTCCTCGCTAAAGGAGGACCTGGTACGATCGATCGCGTTCGACGAATCAGCGCGACCAAAGGTATCTAAAGACCTGATACGGGAGTTCGAGGCGAAGCGCCAGAGAACGGCTGCGGGCTATGAACCCGGAGACGTGTTGGAGATGCTGGAGTGGCTGCGCGACCGCGTCGCTCTGCTCGAGTCGGATTGGGAGGGGTTGTTGCGGGCGTCCCAGCTGGAAGGCCACGACCAGTTTGTTTCGAAAACCGTAAGGCTGAAAGTGGGCAGTGAAACCTGGATCGCGCATGAGGACGAGCGCGAGAAGGCCGAAGCCCTCTTTGGCGATCTGCCCGATGCTGACGTATTCATCGAATGGCTATCCTATTTCGGACCGATTTCCCTGGAATCGGCCCAGGGAAGTTTGGCGTGCTCGGGGGAAAGGCTGATGGCTATGCTGGATGCCCTGGCTGACGAGCGCCGGCTGGTGGTGGGAGAGCTGGTGGAAGGCGAGCGGGGGCTGTACGTTTGCGAAGCGGAGAACTACGAGACCTTGCTTCGAATGAATCGGGCTAGGAACCGCCCTCGATTCTCGGCCTTGCCGTTGGAGGACTTGCCCCTGTTTCTCGCTCAATGGCAGGGTTTGGTGACGCCGGAGGAAGGCGTTCGTTCGGTTCGAGACGCCTTGGATCGCCTATGGGGCATGAGCTTTGGGATCGAGGACTGGGAGAAGTCGATCCTGCCGGTTCGAGTTAAGAACTATCACCCCGCCTTGCTCGATAGCGTCCTTCTGGAGGACGAGATGAGGTGGCGTGGCTTTGGCGAGGGCAAAGTGTGCTTCGCTTTGGAGGACGATTGGGACCTCTTTGTGGAGTCCGGCGAAGGAAGCGAGCTGGATGAGGCGGAAGGACAGGTCCTTGCTCGGCTGGCTAGCGGTCAGCGCTTGAGTTTCGCGAAGCTGCAAGAAACCTTGGAAATGCCTTCGAGGGAATTGGAGAGCTCCCTCTGGGGATTGGTATGGAAGGGGCGCGTCAGCAACGATGCGTTCGCGACGGCCCGCAGAGGGGTTGGCGGGGGCTTCGCACTCTGCGAACGAAGCGCTCAACCAGAGCGTCGCACGAGACGCCAGCGGCTTGGCCGCCGATCCTCAGCCATCAGGACGGTGACGTACCCAGGCGCTTGGTACGTTTTGCCGGACGTCGAAGACGAAGGCGACCCAGTCGAGCGGCTGGAGCTGCAGCGAGAGCGAGCCCGTTTGCTGCTCGACCGGTACGGAGTGGTTTTCAAGGAGATCCTTCAACGGGAGGCGAACGGTTTTCGTTGGAGGGACGTATTCAAAGCCTTGAGACTTCTGGAGCTTTCTGGAGAAGCGATCGGAGGGCGGTTTTTCGAGGGCGTGCCCGGTCTGCAATTCGCCTCAAAGGCGGCCTTTCGAGCCTTGTTGAAGGATCTGCCAAGATCGGCGCTCTACTGGCTAAGCGCTGCGGATCCAGCTTCGGTTTGCGGTTTGGGTCTCTTAGGCGGTGGCGCTTCGACGATGCCCGCTCGCCGAGCCGGCACTGTTCTCGCCTATCGAGGATCGACCCTGGCTCTCGAGAGTTCGCGTGGCGGCAAGTCGCTGCGCATTCACTTGCCGCTGGACGACCCGGATCTGACTTCCGTCTTCGCTATGCTGGAATCGATGTGGGGACTCGGTCGAGCCGGCGTATCGCGGGTTTTGGTTGAGGAGATAAACGGCGAGGACGCTCGCCTAAGCCCTTATTTGGAGGGCTTGGGAAGCGTCCTGAAATTGCACAGCGACCACAAGCGAGTGGTGGTGGAAGGCGGTTTTAGCTAA